In one Modestobacter sp. L9-4 genomic region, the following are encoded:
- a CDS encoding PH domain-containing protein: MAVARLRMGRTALLPVAVGFVLVLPLAGVTLWALLLLLLPLAAAAWVLRVGVDVSDAGVTARSVVSARTVGWPELSGIRVGEGRELWLVTTTGSQVRLPVLRARDLPQLAALSGGRIPDPGTPTAR; this comes from the coding sequence GTGGCTGTCGCTCGTCTGCGCATGGGCCGGACAGCGCTGCTGCCGGTCGCTGTCGGTTTCGTCCTGGTGCTCCCGCTGGCCGGGGTGACGCTGTGGGCGCTGCTGCTCCTGCTGCTCCCACTCGCCGCGGCGGCCTGGGTGCTGCGGGTGGGCGTCGACGTCTCCGACGCCGGGGTGACCGCCCGGTCGGTGGTCTCCGCGCGCACCGTCGGCTGGCCGGAGCTGTCCGGCATCCGGGTGGGCGAGGGCAGGGAGCTGTGGCTGGTGACGACCACCGGCAGCCAGGTGCGCCTGCCGGTGCTCCGCGCCCGCGACCTCCCCCAGCTCGCCGCCCTCTCCGGTGGCCGCATCCCCGACCCCGGCACGCCGACTGCGCGCTGA
- a CDS encoding 2-hydroxyacid dehydrogenase — protein MPDAPAPVLDLGPDETLHVLVTTTALAEAVAAVSPRVRAHRFDRRDGLPTGEAAQSQVLVPRGALDTELLEALPRLQLVQLRSAGAEAWAGKLPAGVVLCNARGAHTPATAEWAVAATLAAQRGLSHYVREAAAGRWSPGSAHSLVGARVLVVGAGDIGRRIGAMMAGFDVELTWVARTARDGVHGFEELPALLPHADVVVLIVPVTPQTTGMVDAAFLAAMADDALLVNAARGVVVDTDALVAELTAGRLRAALDVTDPEPLPAGHPLWSAPGLLLTPHVGGAVPDTDDRTTAAITAQLERVLAGQPLQNVVTDY, from the coding sequence GTGCCCGACGCCCCCGCGCCCGTCCTCGACCTCGGCCCCGACGAGACGCTGCACGTCCTCGTGACCACCACCGCGCTCGCCGAGGCGGTGGCGGCGGTGTCGCCGCGGGTGCGCGCGCACCGGTTCGACCGCCGCGACGGCCTGCCCACCGGTGAGGCCGCGCAGTCGCAGGTGCTCGTCCCGCGGGGTGCCCTGGACACCGAGCTGCTCGAGGCGCTGCCCCGGCTGCAGCTGGTCCAGCTGCGCAGCGCCGGGGCGGAGGCCTGGGCCGGGAAGCTGCCCGCCGGGGTCGTCCTGTGCAACGCCCGCGGCGCGCACACCCCCGCCACCGCCGAGTGGGCGGTCGCCGCGACGCTGGCCGCCCAGCGCGGCCTCTCGCACTACGTCCGCGAGGCCGCCGCCGGACGCTGGTCCCCGGGCTCGGCACACAGCCTGGTCGGGGCGCGGGTGCTCGTCGTTGGCGCCGGTGACATCGGCCGCCGGATCGGCGCGATGATGGCCGGCTTCGACGTCGAGCTGACCTGGGTCGCCCGCACCGCCCGCGACGGCGTGCACGGCTTCGAGGAGCTGCCCGCGCTCCTGCCGCACGCCGACGTCGTGGTGCTGATCGTGCCGGTCACCCCGCAGACCACCGGCATGGTCGACGCGGCGTTCCTCGCCGCCATGGCGGACGACGCCCTGCTGGTCAACGCCGCCCGCGGCGTGGTCGTGGACACCGACGCGCTGGTGGCCGAGCTGACCGCCGGGCGGCTGCGGGCGGCACTGGACGTCACCGACCCCGAGCCGCTGCCCGCGGGCCACCCGCTGTGGTCGGCGCCGGGCCTGCTGCTCACCCCGCACGTCGGCGGCGCCGTGCCCGACACCGACGACCGCACCACCGCCGCCATCACCGCCCAGCTCGAGCGGGTCCTGGCCGGTCAGCCCCTGCAGAACGTCGTCACCGACTACTGA